DNA from Evansella sp. LMS18:
ACGATCCCGCCGCCATCGGAGTACAAAATAACCTCTTCTGATACCAGTTTCAGCAGCTCTGTTGTGTTCTTCGTCTGAAATGCCTCGATAAAACGAAGGATAAGCGATTTGTTTTTTTCATAATCCAGGCTTTCCGCTGAAACAGCGGAAAGCTTTTTCTTAGCCCGGCTGTTTAGCTGACGGCAGCTGGATTCCTGCTTTTCTATGAAACTGGAAATTTCTGCATACGAAAAACTGAATACCTCTCTCAGTAAAAAAACAGCCCGTTCATGGGGAGACAAGTTTTCCATCATCCTTAAATAAGCGATACTTAATCCTTCCTTCTGTATGGCTGTTTCAGAAGGGTCCTTTTCCTTCAGATCATCTGGCCATAAAGGTTCCGGGAGCCATGGACCAATATACTGTTCTCGTCTGAAGCGAGCAGACTTTAATAAATCCAGACAGCAGTTAGTCATTACTTTACACAGATAGGCTTTTTTGTTTTCCAGCTTTACCTCATTAATTTGATATGCTCGTAAAAATGTTTCCTGGACAAGGTCCTCTACGTCTTTTACGGAGCCAAGCAAACGATATCCTAATGAAAACAACAGGGGCCGATATTTCATATATTCTTCATTAGTAATTTGCACTTTATCACCCTATTCGTTTTGAATCATTTGCAGTGCCACTTTTTTGGCACTGCTGACCGCTGCTTCTGAGAGAATCAGATCCGGCGATGCCCAGTCCCCTGCTATAAATAAACCAGGAATAATCTTCTCTGCCAGCTCGAGCCTCTTCTCGTCTTCAGCCATAGGTAAACGCTGATTGACAATGATACGGGGCAAGCAGCGCTTTTCAATGAGCTGATGTTCCCATTCTGGTTGTATTCTTTCTAAAAACTTGTGAAGTTCATCTTGTATTCCTTCTCCAGGTCCACTCTCTTCCTCGCGTAAATATTTTAATACGTGCAGAACTGTATTTTGTCCTGATTCAGAAAGCTTTGCATATGCGGAGTGCACGGAATAATAAAAGGGCTCATCGATTCCCATGGCAAATAGTCTTGCAGGCTGAGGGAGCCTTTTTAAAGCAATATCCAACGTGGCTGCTCTGACAGGTTTCATTTCTCGGAAGAAGCTGAGCGCCGAATTGGCATCCGTATGATCCAGTATACTAACCAGCTCATTTGGAGAGCCCGTATATAAAACCTGTTTCCCAATAATCTCACTGCCATCAGCAAGAACTACCTGAAAGCAGCCATTTACAGCGTTCGCATTTATTTTCCTAACAACATTTCTTGTGCGAACCTGTACACGTGAAACTACTGCCCTGTTGTGCAGCTGATCAATGATTGTCTGCCAGCCTCCGTCTAAGTAAATAGTTCCTCCCATGGCAAGTTTCATATGGTTAACCATTACCTTGGCACTGGCTTTCTCAGGTGCATGGCAATAGGTTGCCAGCCGGCCTAATACATACAAGAGTGATCGAACCTTAAATGAGTCGGTGGTCTGCTCCCCCCATTGCTTAAAGGGTTGGTGTGCAAGTGTTTGTGGGTCTGTATTATTTAACTTCATCACTACCCTGGCCCATTCAATTCGTTCTCTCCAGCTTAAAAATGTTGTTTTTAAGATGCCTGCCGGAGAAAAAGGAGCCTCGTATACAGTTGCACCTTCCAGTAAAATTCCACTGGTTCCTGGTGGGTTACCGCTAAGCTTAATACCCAATTCCTCAAGAACCGGTTTCGCATTTCCTTCCTTATAAAGTGCATGTGGACCTAAATTAAAAAAAGTTCCATTTCTCTTTTCTGTTATTGCACGTCCGCCTGTCTTTCTCCTGCTTTCTAATAAGAGAACAGACAAATTAGTTTTTTCACATAAAATGTTTGCTGCCACATAACCCGCCAGCCCTCCGCCAATTATTACAACATCCCACTTTTCTGCCATAAGAATAACCTCCTTAAGTTCCTTCATTAACATGACGAAGTATGGAGGTGAAATGTGACAGAGAACAATTATTAACTTTTTCTCAAACATATAGCGGGTCAATGTATAGAGTATCTATACTATCCGGTTTCCATTTTGAAATGAAAATTCTGTAATATAACCGTTCCTTATTACTCTTTAAGAATGGATAACCACACCATTCTTCAGGAATA
Protein-coding regions in this window:
- a CDS encoding phytoene desaturase family protein gives rise to the protein MFEKKLIIVLCHISPPYFVMLMKELKEVILMAEKWDVVIIGGGLAGYVAANILCEKTNLSVLLLESRRKTGGRAITEKRNGTFFNLGPHALYKEGNAKPVLEELGIKLSGNPPGTSGILLEGATVYEAPFSPAGILKTTFLSWRERIEWARVVMKLNNTDPQTLAHQPFKQWGEQTTDSFKVRSLLYVLGRLATYCHAPEKASAKVMVNHMKLAMGGTIYLDGGWQTIIDQLHNRAVVSRVQVRTRNVVRKINANAVNGCFQVVLADGSEIIGKQVLYTGSPNELVSILDHTDANSALSFFREMKPVRAATLDIALKRLPQPARLFAMGIDEPFYYSVHSAYAKLSESGQNTVLHVLKYLREEESGPGEGIQDELHKFLERIQPEWEHQLIEKRCLPRIIVNQRLPMAEDEKRLELAEKIIPGLFIAGDWASPDLILSEAAVSSAKKVALQMIQNE
- a CDS encoding RNA polymerase sigma-70 factor, with the translated sequence MQITNEEYMKYRPLLFSLGYRLLGSVKDVEDLVQETFLRAYQINEVKLENKKAYLCKVMTNCCLDLLKSARFRREQYIGPWLPEPLWPDDLKEKDPSETAIQKEGLSIAYLRMMENLSPHERAVFLLREVFSFSYAEISSFIEKQESSCRQLNSRAKKKLSAVSAESLDYEKNKSLILRFIEAFQTKNTTELLKLVSEEVILYSDGGGIVKAAIRPIVSSRNVLSFIFGIIKKMPDDFIFEVKRINGQPAVVNRINGELHSVISFYIINERIKEIYMLLNPEKLNQK